The genomic DNA AATATCCAATTAATTCGAAGAGGTATTCCAGTTCAGAGACAACCTCGGTGACATAATGATGTAGAGTGTGGTTTCCCAGGTAGAAATTCCGGTTAAGGTAGACCAGTTTTGATTGTACGGCCGGCATGGCCAGATAAGGTGGCCCCGGATTAAACCCGCCACCGGTCTGGCGGAAGGGAATGGCATCGAATGTCAGGTAAAAAGTGAAATTTCTACGCCCCTGCTCGAGAGGAAGATATTTCTCGAGAACATAGACCATACAATCATCAGATATGACATAATCACCATTTTCCATCACAAAGGAAGAATTTTTTAGTGCTTTGACCGTCTGGTAATAAAAAACACCTGAAGAGCTGTCATCACAACCGAGAACAACAGGAAAGCTTCCGTTTACAGCAAATGTAAAGTCTCCCTCAATAAGCTGCAGATCGGTCATGACATGAAACCGATTATCATTGAAAAAAATCAGTAAAGATTCGAACCGTTCAAGAGTCAGCTCGAGATGCGGATCATCACCAATCCTGTGAAAAGCGAGAACAGGGATATATCCATCACCGGTTCTGGGTGCCAGATATGAGATTTTTCCTTCATTTCGGATAACGGGATTATCCCAATCAAGATATTGCGCCAGGGCATCTTCGGGATTTTCCATTTCTCCCATTGAAAAAAGAAATTCTCCCGGGCGTAGTACTCCATCACGGGTTTTGACTAATCGATACATTTGTTCCGTATGACCAAGAGTCGGGAGAAAAAGGAACAGGAATAAATAAATTATGTAATTTCTCATATCCGCTGATAAAACAAGAATCCCCGACCTGTAGGTTCGGGGTATTCCTGTTTGGAAAGTATGCGGCTGATCCGCCTGGAAGAAAAAAGCCACAATAGCCGAAGTATGTTCGTACCTTATGGCAAACCGAATAAGGCTGCCTCGCCTTGAGACAGCCTTAATAAAGGCTGAATTTATATATCAGGCCTTATTAAAGTTTACAACTTTTTCATTCTCTTTTTTTGCAGATCTGACATTTTTCGTAGTTTTTTTGGAACTGAGATTATGCCATCCGAGAAGAATGGATGATGCAATAAAGACTGAAGAATAAGTACCGACAATAACACCTACAATAAGATTCAGCGCAAAGAGCTTAATAGACCCTGTCGCGAGAATGAAAATAGCTGTTACGGCGATCAAAGTTGTAAGAGAAGTAATAATCGTCCTGCTCAATGATTGAGTGACAGAAATATTGATTACTTCTTCAAAAGTTTTTCCCTGAATGATTCTGGAGTTTTCTCTGATTCTGTCGAAGATAACAATTGTATCGTTCAGCGAGTAACCGATAATCGTCAATACAGCAGCGATTGTCGCAGTTGAGAAGTCGATCTGAAAGATACCGATAAAACCGAGAAGAAACAAAACATCATGGAAAATAGCGGCAATTGCCGAAATAGCGTAGTTCAATTTAAATCTGATCCAGATATAAACGAGAATAAGAGCTAAGGCAAAAACCGTCAGGAAGATCGTCTGGGATGTCAGGCTTCCGGCAAAACGGGGTCCGACATAGTCAGAAGAGCGGATTTCCACAGAGCCGGAGCCGAATGATGCTTCCAGCTTCGAGAGGATTTCCCTCTTTACGGTCTGCTGAAAATCAGCCTGGGTTTCATCAACACCGACACGAACCATGAATTCTTTATCTTCCGGATTTCCGATTGACTGAACCTGAAGCGATTCGATCCCCTCAAGAGCAATCTTAACATCTCCTTCAGAGATTTCAGAAGA from Spirochaeta isovalerica includes the following:
- the secF gene encoding protein translocase subunit SecF, whose translation is MEKTINFTRLRFVMLALSVVLITAFWGGTFLRGGFNFGIDFQAGLNQRIQITTSSEISEGDVKIALEGIESLQVQSIGNPEDKEFMVRVGVDETQADFQQTVKREILSKLEASFGSGSVEIRSSDYVGPRFAGSLTSQTIFLTVFALALILVYIWIRFKLNYAISAIAAIFHDVLFLLGFIGIFQIDFSTATIAAVLTIIGYSLNDTIVIFDRIRENSRIIQGKTFEEVINISVTQSLSRTIITSLTTLIAVTAIFILATGSIKLFALNLIVGVIVGTYSSVFIASSILLGWHNLSSKKTTKNVRSAKKENEKVVNFNKA